The following are encoded together in the Oceanobacillus zhaokaii genome:
- a CDS encoding glycosyltransferase, with amino-acid sequence MKPDISIIVPIYNVEKYLEACLNSILAQSYFDFELILVNDGSLDRSGEICDLYAEKDNRIRVIHKMNGGVSSARNKGINTANGKYIGFVDPDDTILPTMFELLIKSALEHNADIVVSPFTTINLIENKVSRSAVWEEIHCVIDKKNIEKQLVPKLLNDNYYGYSIIPCWNKLYKKVIFSDYNIKFDENMNYGEDARLNYMLLTRVERLVFINKPLYNYHLHQRESLTQNFKEDYAFILDNKKFMISLCIKFNLTKYISNLTNDYINQSLVYMQDIVKSSLATNKIYILKNIMNDLDFKENIRFFDCPSMYYRVLKTICILKNEALFIGAVKAKSKFKGMFANK; translated from the coding sequence ATGAAGCCGGACATAAGTATAATTGTACCAATTTATAATGTCGAAAAGTATCTAGAAGCTTGTCTAAATTCAATTTTGGCTCAATCGTACTTTGATTTTGAACTTATACTTGTAAACGACGGATCCTTAGATAGAAGTGGTGAAATATGCGATTTGTATGCCGAGAAAGACAACCGTATAAGGGTGATTCATAAAATGAATGGAGGGGTATCTTCAGCGCGTAACAAAGGAATAAATACTGCAAATGGTAAGTATATTGGATTTGTGGATCCAGATGATACAATACTGCCGACTATGTTCGAGTTATTAATAAAATCTGCATTAGAACATAATGCAGATATAGTAGTTTCTCCATTTACTACTATTAATTTGATAGAGAATAAAGTCTCTAGATCGGCTGTTTGGGAGGAAATTCATTGTGTAATAGATAAGAAGAATATTGAAAAGCAATTAGTTCCGAAACTTTTGAATGACAATTACTATGGTTACAGCATTATACCTTGTTGGAATAAATTATATAAAAAGGTAATTTTTTCTGACTATAATATCAAATTTGATGAAAATATGAATTATGGAGAAGATGCGAGGTTAAATTATATGTTATTAACCAGAGTTGAAAGATTAGTGTTTATTAATAAACCACTTTATAACTACCATTTACATCAAAGAGAATCACTTACACAGAATTTTAAAGAGGATTATGCATTTATATTAGATAATAAAAAATTCATGATTTCATTATGTATTAAATTTAATTTAACAAAATATATAAGTAATCTTACTAATGATTATATCAATCAATCGTTAGTTTATATGCAAGATATTGTTAAAAGTAGCTTAGCTACCAATAAAATATATATTTTAAAAAATATAATGAATGACTTGGATTTTAAAGAAAATATAAGATTCTTCGATTGCCCATCGATGTATTACAGAGTATTAAAAACCATATGTATTCTAAAAAATGAAGCACTCTTTATAGGAGCGGTAAAAGCTAAAAGTAAATTTAAAGGGATGTTTGCTAACAAATAA
- a CDS encoding glycosyltransferase: MKKKVVFMIINMNIGGTEKALLNMIAEMPENEYEITILMLENYGGFLDSIPNTVHVEYVQEYPALKDMLNNPPRTTMIDLFKKGRLVKSLGFTITTLLSKILKNKGIFFKYILKNVPKFKKEYDIAVAYAGPMDFISYFVVHKIKARKKIQWIHFDVTKIGFDVNFAANNYKNFERIFVVSEEAKSKLVSLVPVIEEKSGIFLNLVSPNLIRTKSKEGNGFNDGFKGIRILTVGRLTTEKGQDLAIRALSKLIDDGYDVKWYCLGEGSSRSEYEDLIKKFKLQDRFILLGSDPNPYTYMDQCDIYVQPSRYEGYCITLIEARCLAKPIVTTKVNGAKEQIENGETGIIVSIDEDKIYDAVKELIQNPKICQEFKIKLSKETFKIKNEIDKFYKVI; the protein is encoded by the coding sequence ATGAAGAAAAAAGTCGTATTTATGATCATTAATATGAATATTGGTGGAACGGAAAAGGCATTGCTTAATATGATTGCCGAGATGCCGGAGAATGAGTATGAAATAACGATATTAATGTTAGAAAATTATGGTGGATTCTTAGATTCAATACCAAATACAGTACATGTAGAGTACGTCCAAGAATATCCTGCATTAAAAGATATGCTGAATAACCCCCCCAGAACAACTATGATCGATCTTTTCAAAAAGGGAAGGTTAGTCAAAAGCTTAGGTTTTACAATAACAACCCTACTATCTAAGATTTTGAAAAATAAGGGCATTTTCTTTAAATATATATTAAAAAATGTACCTAAATTTAAGAAGGAATACGATATTGCTGTAGCTTATGCAGGTCCAATGGACTTCATAAGCTATTTTGTTGTTCATAAAATAAAGGCTAGAAAGAAGATACAGTGGATTCATTTTGATGTGACAAAGATTGGCTTTGATGTAAATTTTGCAGCTAATAATTATAAAAATTTCGAAAGAATTTTTGTAGTTTCAGAAGAGGCAAAAAGTAAGTTAGTTTCTTTAGTACCTGTTATAGAAGAAAAGTCAGGGATCTTTTTAAATTTAGTGTCCCCAAACTTAATTCGGACTAAGTCCAAGGAAGGAAATGGATTTAATGATGGTTTTAAGGGAATAAGAATTCTTACAGTAGGAAGACTCACTACTGAAAAGGGTCAGGACTTAGCTATCAGAGCCTTATCAAAGCTAATTGATGATGGCTATGATGTTAAATGGTATTGCTTAGGAGAGGGAAGTTCTAGAAGTGAATATGAAGATCTTATAAAAAAATTTAAACTTCAAGATAGATTTATTTTATTAGGTTCAGATCCGAACCCATACACTTATATGGATCAGTGCGACATTTATGTTCAGCCTTCGAGGTATGAGGGTTATTGTATTACATTAATTGAAGCAAGGTGCTTGGCTAAACCTATTGTAACTACTAAAGTAAATGGGGCAAAGGAGCAAATAGAAAATGGCGAAACTGGAATAATTGTCAGTATCGATGAGGATAAAATTTATGACGCTGTTAAAGAACTAATACAGAATCCTAAAATATGTCAAGAATTTAAGATTAAACTATCAAAAGAAACATTCAAAATTAAAAATGAAATTGACAAATTTTATAAGGTTATTTAG
- a CDS encoding glycosyltransferase, which yields MKKSILFVIDSLDIAGAEKSLVTLLSMLDYSRYSVDLQLFAYGHALEELVPEEVKILEPLKYTVFSKRDLKESIKHALAKRDFMMLYSRFKYSIEIRKKEYTNPQKAKIFWQSVSKVIENNSKTYDIAVSYAQGIPTFYVAEKVKANNKFAWVNTSLIINEKERDYQRRFYDIYNKIIAVSYSAKEKYLDIFPFYSDKVEVIFDINNPILINRMSQIGRDYEDNYNGIRILTIGRLSEGKGYDIALEACKRLKEKGINFKWYVLGKGPLKKEIEDYIIEHDLAEHFILLGIKTNPYPFIKKADIYVQTSRFEGFGLAIAEARMLNIPVVTTRFDAVFNQMIHEKNGLVVDMNAEAVSEGILSLINDQELRQSIVNYLHSEDKGNTEEIEKFYQLIG from the coding sequence ATGAAAAAAAGTATCTTATTTGTTATTGATTCCTTGGATATTGCTGGCGCAGAAAAAAGCTTGGTAACACTATTATCTATGCTTGATTATTCGAGATATTCTGTTGACCTCCAGTTGTTTGCCTATGGTCATGCATTAGAGGAATTAGTACCCGAGGAAGTTAAAATTCTGGAACCATTAAAATATACTGTCTTCTCGAAAAGAGACTTAAAAGAATCGATAAAACATGCTCTAGCTAAACGTGATTTCATGATGTTGTATTCAAGATTTAAATATTCAATTGAAATAAGGAAAAAAGAGTATACTAATCCACAAAAGGCTAAAATATTTTGGCAAAGTGTTTCTAAAGTAATTGAAAATAATTCTAAAACCTATGATATAGCTGTAAGCTATGCGCAAGGGATTCCAACATTTTATGTCGCTGAAAAAGTAAAAGCAAATAATAAATTTGCCTGGGTAAATACTAGTTTGATAATAAATGAGAAGGAAAGAGATTATCAAAGGAGATTTTATGATATATATAATAAAATTATTGCTGTATCCTATTCAGCCAAAGAAAAGTATTTAGATATATTTCCTTTTTATTCAGATAAAGTAGAAGTAATCTTTGATATTAATAATCCAATCTTAATTAACAGAATGTCACAAATAGGTAGAGATTATGAAGATAATTACAACGGGATTAGGATCTTAACAATAGGTAGATTATCTGAAGGAAAAGGATATGATATTGCACTAGAAGCTTGTAAAAGACTTAAAGAAAAAGGGATAAACTTTAAGTGGTATGTATTAGGAAAAGGTCCTTTAAAAAAAGAGATAGAGGATTATATAATAGAGCATGATTTAGCTGAACATTTTATCCTGTTAGGAATAAAAACAAATCCATATCCATTTATCAAAAAAGCTGACATTTATGTACAGACATCAAGATTTGAAGGCTTTGGACTTGCGATTGCTGAAGCGCGAATGCTAAATATTCCAGTAGTTACAACAAGGTTTGATGCAGTTTTTAATCAGATGATTCATGAAAAAAATGGCCTGGTTGTTGATATGAATGCAGAGGCTGTTAGTGAAGGTATCCTAAGTCTGATAAATGATCAAGAATTGCGGCAAAGTATTGTAAATTACTTACATTCAGAGGATAAGGGAAATACGGAGGAAATAGAAAAATTTTATCAGTTAATTGGATAA
- a CDS encoding glycosyltransferase family 2 protein yields MLEKGKVSVVVPIYKVEKYIHRCIDSVITQTYSNLEIILVDDGSPDNCGEIVDDYQESDTRIKVIHKKNGGLSDARNHGMMQATGEFTMFVDSDDWLEKNMIELMVDNSIESKADVVQSAFYYAYEDRLLIDDKFYKEADLPVLLTNKVLIYELVINEKVKNFAWGKLYRTELIKDIPFKKGVLFEDVFWAHKVMQRVNTFLLLHQPLYYYYQRSDSIVATYTPRNLDMIRGQLERHRFIEEFYDEFTDASFKEILKMCLIHYNLLLLNRKVDIKGTHRKEIQSYIQANNSQLQRAVQDEKELQWQLSLFSFHPYCNVLYLGLRKGLRKMKLLSKPKGLKRVGV; encoded by the coding sequence ATGTTAGAAAAGGGGAAAGTAAGTGTTGTTGTCCCTATCTATAAGGTAGAGAAATATATTCATCGATGTATTGATAGTGTTATTACTCAAACCTACTCGAATCTGGAAATCATTCTGGTAGACGATGGATCACCAGACAATTGTGGAGAAATTGTGGATGATTATCAAGAAAGTGATACTCGGATAAAAGTTATACACAAGAAAAATGGTGGATTATCTGATGCTAGAAATCATGGAATGATGCAGGCTACCGGTGAATTTACCATGTTTGTTGATAGTGATGATTGGTTAGAGAAAAATATGATTGAACTTATGGTTGATAATAGCATCGAAAGCAAGGCTGATGTTGTACAATCAGCTTTTTATTATGCTTATGAAGATAGGCTACTTATTGATGATAAATTCTATAAAGAGGCGGATTTACCAGTACTTTTAACAAATAAAGTGTTAATTTATGAATTGGTTATAAATGAAAAAGTTAAGAACTTTGCATGGGGAAAGCTTTATAGAACAGAATTAATTAAAGACATACCATTTAAAAAGGGAGTATTATTCGAAGATGTATTTTGGGCTCATAAAGTCATGCAGAGGGTAAATACGTTTCTATTGTTACACCAACCTTTGTATTATTATTATCAACGAAGTGATAGTATCGTTGCAACATATACACCAAGGAATCTAGATATGATAAGGGGTCAACTGGAAAGGCATCGTTTTATTGAAGAATTTTATGACGAATTTACCGATGCCTCATTTAAGGAGATATTAAAAATGTGTCTTATTCACTATAACTTATTGCTTTTAAACAGAAAGGTGGATATAAAGGGGACACATCGAAAGGAAATCCAGTCGTACATACAAGCTAATAATAGCCAACTACAGCGTGCTGTTCAAGATGAAAAAGAGTTGCAATGGCAGTTATCCTTATTTTCCTTCCATCCCTATTGTAATGTTCTATATCTTGGGTTACGAAAAGGATTAAGGAAAATGAAGCTATTATCAAAGCCTAAAGGATTAAAGCGTGTAGGTGTTTAA
- a CDS encoding glycosyltransferase → MKNMLITSFDMEVGGVERSLISMLSNFDYESYQVDLMLYSHTGDFMSLLPVGPNLIKESNIYKTFRMSISETIRNGQLSIGMTRLLAKYRAAISKSAETGYKQMQYMWKYALPFLPKVEIEYDIAISYLWPHYVVAEKVKAKTKIAWIHTDFSTVDTDIDMDVKMWNKFHYIVAVSEDCKKAFIRKYPSLDEKVIVIENITSPDLVRSLADEKVENPMESDPRFKIVTVARLSHAKGIDQAVKVIKLLKEKGIDKIAWYVVGYGGDEVMLRKLIAANDLSDSFILLGKKTNPYPYIKTADLYVQPSRYEGKAVTVGEAQILGKPVLITNYPTAGSQVRDGVDGVICELSVEGIVDGVEGLFDNLKLREYLASNCIRRDYHNSKELQKLYNIV, encoded by the coding sequence ATGAAAAATATGTTGATCACCTCCTTTGATATGGAAGTTGGCGGAGTAGAGCGCAGTCTAATTAGTATGTTAAGTAACTTTGATTATGAAAGTTATCAAGTCGACCTCATGCTATATAGTCACACTGGGGACTTCATGAGTTTGCTTCCAGTTGGGCCAAACTTAATTAAGGAATCGAATATATACAAAACCTTTCGCATGTCGATAAGTGAAACAATCAGAAATGGTCAACTATCAATTGGAATGACAAGACTATTAGCAAAGTATCGAGCAGCCATAAGTAAATCGGCGGAAACAGGCTATAAACAGATGCAGTACATGTGGAAATATGCATTGCCGTTTTTGCCCAAAGTTGAGATAGAATATGATATTGCGATTAGTTACTTATGGCCACATTACGTTGTTGCTGAGAAAGTTAAGGCAAAAACAAAGATTGCATGGATACACACAGATTTTTCAACCGTCGATACAGATATCGATATGGACGTGAAAATGTGGAATAAATTTCATTATATTGTTGCAGTATCCGAGGATTGCAAAAAGGCATTTATTAGGAAATATCCAAGCCTGGACGAAAAGGTAATAGTAATAGAAAACATTACCTCACCAGACCTTGTCAGGTCACTTGCTGATGAGAAAGTGGAAAATCCGATGGAGAGTGATCCGCGGTTTAAAATTGTAACGGTTGCTAGGCTATCACATGCCAAGGGGATCGATCAAGCGGTCAAAGTAATTAAGTTATTAAAGGAAAAAGGGATTGATAAAATCGCTTGGTATGTCGTTGGCTATGGTGGCGATGAGGTAATGCTACGAAAATTAATTGCTGCGAATGACCTTAGTGACAGCTTTATATTATTAGGGAAAAAGACGAATCCATATCCATACATAAAGACAGCGGATCTTTATGTGCAGCCATCACGATATGAAGGGAAGGCTGTAACGGTAGGGGAAGCACAGATTTTGGGGAAGCCTGTACTGATAACGAATTATCCTACAGCGGGAAGTCAAGTGCGGGATGGGGTTGATGGTGTAATTTGTGAGTTGTCGGTTGAAGGGATTGTGGATGGGGTAGAGGGGTTGTTCGATAATTTGAAGCTTAGAGAATATCTAGCGAGTAACTGTATTAGGAGAGACTATCATAATTCAAAGGAATTACAAAAATTATATAATATCGTATAG
- a CDS encoding glycosyltransferase family 1 protein has protein sequence MKNEAPLKILQVVGAMNMGGTETMLMNIYRHMNRDKVQFDFISYSSQEAHYDQEIKALGGSVIKLSKTNSIKEIYNVIKRNGPYDAVHAHTLFNCGIAIIAAYLAGVKLRISHAHTTLDNSNSISRKAYITSMRAIINLFSTNLLACSNGAGTYLFGKNSANREKYSYFPNVIDYSTFLQPPHTEVRKFNLEAGLGKSIIIGHVGRFIEAKNHAFLLEIMKSVIKRDPSIKLLLVGDGDLRLEIEEKAKNDGLLANIKFVGIRTDISTMLHNMDVFVFPSIHEGLGLVLLEAQASGTPCVVSEAIQPEADLDIGLVSKLSIANGPEVWVDKIIEVANKKEKNVNKIIDGFEKNGYSLALANEKLMKIYRSSEEVADEKYVDHLL, from the coding sequence ATGAAAAATGAAGCGCCATTAAAGATCCTTCAAGTCGTTGGTGCGATGAATATGGGAGGAACAGAGACGATGCTGATGAATATTTATCGGCATATGAATCGTGATAAAGTACAGTTTGATTTTATTTCTTATAGCAGTCAGGAAGCCCATTATGATCAAGAAATAAAAGCGCTTGGTGGTTCTGTGATTAAGCTATCCAAAACCAATTCAATCAAAGAAATATATAACGTAATAAAAAGGAATGGACCGTATGATGCTGTTCATGCTCATACGCTTTTTAACTGTGGAATTGCAATTATTGCTGCCTATTTAGCTGGTGTGAAACTTCGGATTTCACATGCCCACACAACATTAGACAATAGTAATAGTATTTCAAGGAAAGCTTATATTACTTCGATGCGTGCCATTATCAATCTATTTTCTACAAATTTATTAGCTTGTAGTAATGGTGCGGGCACTTATTTATTTGGAAAGAACAGTGCTAATCGTGAAAAGTATTCCTATTTTCCGAATGTGATAGATTATTCAACCTTCCTGCAACCTCCTCACACGGAAGTTAGGAAATTTAATTTAGAAGCAGGTTTAGGAAAAAGTATTATTATTGGTCACGTTGGAAGATTTATTGAGGCAAAAAATCATGCATTTTTATTAGAAATAATGAAAAGTGTAATCAAAAGAGATCCATCAATAAAATTATTATTGGTTGGAGATGGCGATCTTAGGCTCGAAATAGAGGAAAAGGCGAAGAATGATGGTCTACTTGCGAATATCAAGTTTGTTGGCATAAGAACAGATATATCAACGATGCTTCACAATATGGATGTTTTTGTTTTCCCATCCATTCATGAGGGATTGGGGCTTGTATTATTGGAAGCCCAAGCTAGTGGAACTCCATGTGTTGTATCGGAAGCAATCCAACCTGAAGCAGATTTGGACATTGGTTTAGTATCAAAACTCTCAATAGCAAATGGACCTGAGGTTTGGGTTGATAAAATTATTGAAGTAGCAAATAAAAAGGAAAAAAATGTGAACAAAATTATAGATGGATTTGAAAAAAATGGCTATTCACTCGCATTAGCCAATGAAAAACTAATGAAAATATATAGATCAAGTGAGGAGGTTGCAGATGAAAAATATGTTGATCACCTCCTTTGA
- a CDS encoding helix-turn-helix domain-containing protein, with protein MIGENIQRLRKSKGLTLSDCAERANISKSYLSNIERNLNQNPSIQIIEKLAVVLDVDLRTLLGTAESVKEQVPESEWLEFVNELKKSGVEKEQLQEFRAVIEFIRWQKGKCGGSDK; from the coding sequence ATGATAGGGGAAAATATCCAAAGACTTCGTAAAAGCAAAGGGCTCACATTATCGGACTGTGCCGAACGAGCAAACATCTCGAAGTCTTATTTAAGTAATATTGAACGAAACTTAAATCAAAATCCCTCGATCCAAATAATTGAAAAGCTAGCTGTTGTGCTCGATGTCGACCTGCGAACACTACTTGGTACAGCGGAATCCGTAAAAGAACAAGTGCCAGAAAGTGAGTGGCTAGAGTTTGTAAATGAGTTAAAGAAATCGGGGGTTGAGAAGGAACAATTGCAAGAGTTCAGAGCAGTAATTGAATTTATTAGGTGGCAGAAGGGGAAATGTGGAGGGAGCGATAAATGA
- a CDS encoding DegT/DnrJ/EryC1/StrS family aminotransferase, with amino-acid sequence MMIPLSKSMIYLSPPHMTGEEQQYVNEAFASNWIAPLGPNVDAFEQEIAELVEVSGALAVSSGTAAIHLALALLDIKKGDTVFCSTLTFVASANPILYQGAEPVFIDSDPESWNMSPKALTKAFQEAAIEGKLPKAVMVVNLYGQSARMNEILLICNQYGVPLIEDAAESLGTTYHGKASGTFGNLGIYSFNGNKIITTSGGGMLVSNDEAALERARFLASQARDQAAHYQHSVMGYNYRLSNLLAGVGRGQLRVLGDRVAARREIFDVYYNNLSDLPGINFMRELENTSMNRWLTTFTIDEKVSGVATEQLLAAFYREGIEARPVWKPLHLQPLFSGARFYAHEKNRDVADKLFRTGICLPSGSSLNEEEQQRVIHCMRKVFEQSIRNRIYLFPGKQEV; translated from the coding sequence GTGATGATTCCATTGTCGAAATCAATGATCTATCTCTCTCCACCTCATATGACTGGGGAGGAACAGCAGTATGTAAACGAAGCATTTGCATCCAATTGGATTGCACCACTTGGACCAAACGTGGATGCATTCGAACAGGAAATTGCAGAGTTAGTTGAGGTAAGTGGAGCACTAGCGGTAAGTTCAGGAACTGCGGCCATCCATTTAGCCCTTGCCTTGTTAGATATAAAAAAAGGTGATACCGTATTTTGCTCTACCCTAACCTTTGTTGCAAGTGCAAACCCGATTTTATATCAAGGTGCAGAGCCGGTCTTTATCGATTCAGATCCAGAGTCATGGAATATGTCGCCAAAAGCACTAACAAAGGCATTCCAAGAAGCGGCAATTGAGGGAAAACTACCGAAAGCGGTAATGGTAGTCAACTTATATGGGCAAAGTGCTAGGATGAATGAAATTCTACTTATCTGTAATCAATATGGCGTACCACTTATTGAGGATGCGGCCGAGTCGCTTGGAACAACTTATCATGGTAAAGCATCGGGTACATTCGGTAATTTAGGAATCTACTCTTTTAATGGAAATAAAATTATTACAACTTCTGGAGGTGGCATGCTTGTATCAAACGATGAAGCAGCACTAGAAAGGGCTCGATTTTTAGCAAGTCAAGCGCGGGACCAAGCAGCGCACTATCAGCACAGTGTGATGGGATACAACTACCGTTTGAGTAATCTCTTAGCTGGTGTCGGCAGAGGACAATTACGCGTATTAGGAGATCGTGTGGCAGCTAGAAGGGAAATATTTGATGTTTACTATAATAATCTATCAGACCTTCCCGGTATTAACTTTATGCGTGAATTAGAGAATACATCCATGAATCGCTGGCTTACAACATTTACCATTGACGAGAAGGTATCTGGTGTGGCTACTGAACAGCTACTAGCTGCATTTTATCGCGAAGGAATAGAGGCCAGACCAGTATGGAAACCACTTCATCTACAACCACTTTTTAGTGGCGCACGTTTCTATGCCCATGAGAAGAATCGTGATGTTGCAGATAAATTATTCCGAACTGGAATTTGCCTCCCGTCTGGCTCTAGTCTTAATGAAGAAGAACAACAGCGGGTCATTCATTGCATGAGAAAAGTATTTGAACAATCTATCCGAAATAGGATTTATTTATTTCCTGGAAAACAAGAGGTTTAG
- a CDS encoding NeuD/PglB/VioB family sugar acetyltransferase, which translates to MRVIILGDGGHSRVIRKRIVERLHLPQEDYYLSVIHPTAVVSSTAEIGNGTVIMPNVVINAKAVIGDHCIINTAAIIEHDNTIEDYTHVSPNATLTGNVTTGEGVHIGSAATVIPGVHVGSWSVIGAGSTVIEHIPAFSKAVGSPTRIIERIVMDKKALS; encoded by the coding sequence GTGCGAGTAATAATTTTGGGAGATGGTGGGCATAGCAGGGTCATTAGAAAGCGGATCGTTGAGCGTCTACATTTGCCACAGGAAGACTACTACTTATCGGTGATCCATCCAACAGCAGTAGTGAGTAGTACCGCTGAGATCGGCAATGGAACAGTTATCATGCCGAATGTGGTTATTAATGCTAAGGCTGTTATTGGGGATCATTGTATCATCAACACGGCAGCAATTATTGAACATGATAATACAATTGAAGACTATACCCATGTTTCGCCAAATGCAACATTAACGGGAAATGTGACTACTGGTGAAGGTGTGCATATTGGGTCAGCGGCTACGGTCATCCCGGGAGTTCATGTTGGAAGCTGGTCAGTTATCGGTGCAGGGTCCACTGTTATTGAACATATTCCAGCATTTAGCAAAGCGGTAGGTTCGCCAACACGAATTATAGAAAGAATCGTAATGGATAAAAAAGCATTGTCATAA
- a CDS encoding sugar transferase: MKRAIDVFISLTLITILLPLILVVAIVVRFALGAPVLFKQQRPGLYGKPFFLYKFRTMTNAVDSSGKLLSDEQRLTAFGMFLRKYSLDELPQLFNVLKGEMSLVGPRPLLMEYIPLYTDEQRLRHKVKPGITGWAQINGRNAISWEEKFNLDIWYVKNQRVSLDIKILALTIIKVLKREGIRSEDSVSMMKFTGKKEVL; the protein is encoded by the coding sequence ATGAAGCGAGCGATAGATGTATTCATTTCTTTAACATTAATCACAATACTCCTGCCTTTAATCCTAGTTGTTGCAATCGTTGTAAGGTTTGCACTAGGTGCTCCAGTTTTATTTAAACAACAGCGTCCAGGATTGTATGGAAAGCCATTTTTCCTTTATAAATTTAGAACGATGACCAATGCAGTAGATTCAAGTGGAAAACTATTATCGGATGAACAGAGATTAACCGCTTTCGGTATGTTCCTTAGAAAATATAGCTTAGATGAGCTTCCACAATTATTTAATGTTCTAAAAGGGGAGATGAGTTTGGTTGGACCGAGGCCCTTATTAATGGAATATATCCCATTGTATACTGACGAGCAACGATTACGTCATAAAGTAAAGCCGGGGATTACAGGATGGGCGCAAATTAATGGGAGAAATGCCATCTCTTGGGAAGAAAAATTTAACCTTGATATTTGGTATGTCAAAAATCAACGTGTTTCTCTAGATATAAAAATTCTTGCACTAACGATAATAAAAGTCTTGAAGCGGGAGGGCATCCGATCTGAGGATTCCGTTTCGATGATGAAATTTACAGGCAAGAAAGAAGTGTTGTAG
- the galE gene encoding UDP-glucose 4-epimerase GalE: MAILVTGGAGYIGTHTCVELLNEGYDIVVVDNFSNSNPQSLRRVSEITGKSFPIYETDLLDKEGLTEIFAESKIEAVIHFAGLKSVGESVSIPIHYYQNNITGTIILCEVMQQFGVNNLVFSSSATVYGITDKMPILENTALRAINPYGRTKHMIEEILRDVTFADPSWSIALLRYFNPIGAHESGRIGEDPNGIPNNLMPYISQVAVGKRKQLQIFGNDYPTRDGTGIRDYIHVTDLAIGHLRALEKVQTSTGIDAFNLGTGKGYSVLEMVAAFEKVTGELIPYRFADRRPGDSSICYADVNKAKKELHWQATRGIEKMCEDTWRWQGENPNGYKKNRNQKTPVQHAMGFFNA, encoded by the coding sequence ATGGCAATTCTAGTAACGGGTGGTGCAGGATATATTGGGACGCATACATGTGTTGAGCTCCTGAATGAAGGCTATGACATTGTTGTGGTAGATAACTTTTCCAACAGCAATCCACAAAGCTTAAGACGGGTTTCAGAGATTACTGGTAAATCCTTTCCGATTTACGAAACAGATTTACTAGATAAGGAAGGACTTACAGAAATATTTGCGGAAAGTAAAATTGAAGCGGTGATTCATTTCGCTGGCCTCAAGTCTGTTGGTGAATCGGTTTCTATTCCAATTCATTATTATCAAAATAACATAACCGGCACCATCATTTTATGTGAAGTAATGCAGCAATTTGGTGTAAATAATTTAGTATTTAGCTCATCTGCCACGGTATACGGCATTACCGATAAAATGCCAATACTAGAAAATACGGCACTGCGAGCAATCAATCCTTATGGTCGCACAAAGCATATGATCGAGGAAATCCTAAGGGATGTAACATTTGCAGACCCATCATGGAGCATTGCACTACTACGCTATTTTAATCCAATTGGTGCCCATGAAAGTGGCAGAATTGGAGAGGACCCAAATGGGATACCGAATAATTTAATGCCGTACATTTCACAGGTGGCTGTTGGCAAGAGAAAGCAGCTCCAAATATTTGGAAACGATTATCCGACAAGGGACGGAACAGGGATAAGAGACTATATTCATGTAACCGACTTAGCAATCGGTCATTTGCGAGCCTTAGAAAAAGTACAAACGTCAACCGGAATCGATGCGTTTAATTTAGGTACGGGTAAAGGGTATAGTGTATTGGAAATGGTTGCAGCATTTGAAAAGGTCACTGGGGAACTGATTCCCTATCGATTTGCAGACCGCCGTCCAGGTGATAGTAGCATATGTTATGCAGATGTTAATAAAGCGAAGAAGGAACTTCACTGGCAGGCAACAAGAGGGATTGAAAAAATGTGCGAGGACACATGGCGCTGGCAAGGTGAAAATCCAAATGGATATAAAAAGAATAGAAACCAGAAGACTCCAGTGCAACATGCAATGGGGTTTTTTAATGCTTAA